In a single window of the Eshraghiella crossota genome:
- a CDS encoding deoxycytidylate deaminase gives MDRLDKYNYYLDIAESVSKRGTCLRKRYGAVIVKNDEIISTGYVGAPRGRKNCSDLGYCIRNKLNIPRGERYELCRSVHAEANAIISASRDKMIDSTLFLVGIELSDNTYVKNACCCSMCKRTIINAGIKTVVIRDDEKNYRKIDVNDWITDDESIMGEFGY, from the coding sequence ATGGACAGACTTGATAAATATAACTATTATCTGGACATTGCGGAATCTGTTTCAAAAAGAGGCACTTGTTTAAGAAAACGTTACGGAGCCGTAATTGTCAAAAATGATGAGATAATATCCACAGGTTATGTGGGAGCACCGCGAGGCAGAAAAAACTGTTCCGACCTTGGTTATTGTATTCGCAACAAATTGAATATTCCAAGAGGTGAAAGGTACGAACTTTGCAGAAGTGTCCACGCGGAAGCCAATGCCATAATAAGCGCTTCAAGAGATAAGATGATTGACAGTACTCTTTTTCTTGTAGGTATTGAACTATCGGACAATACCTATGTAAAGAATGCCTGTTGTTGTTCAATGTGTAAAAGAACAATAATCAATGCAGGTATTAAAACAGTAGTTATAAGAGATGATGAAAAAAACTACAGGAAAATTGATGTGAATGACTGGATAACAGATGATGAATCAATTATGGGAGAGTTCGGATATTAG
- the miaB gene encoding tRNA (N6-isopentenyl adenosine(37)-C2)-methylthiotransferase MiaB: MGQLNTIVPEKEPERQYYFIELLKDEIKKKAEKKGGSLTYHIQTFGCQMNARDSEKLAGILEAAGFVHTDNEEADFVIYNTCSVRENANNRLYGHLGRMKVVKKNNPDMLIAICGCMMQEPDEIEKIKTKYKFIDIVFGTHNIFKFAELVHTKLNSEGMIIDIWKDTNQIVEDLPDVRKYTFKSGVNIMYGCNNFCSYCIVPYVRGRERSREPKDIIREVERFVKEGVKEVMLLGQNVNSYGKTLENPISFAELLKEVSKVEGLERIRFMTPHPKDLSDELIETMAVTPKVCHHIHLPLQSGSSRILKLMNRHYTKESYLELVKKIRKRMPDAALTTDIIVGFPGETEEDFNDTMDVVREAEFDSAYTFIYSKREGTPAASMTEQIPEEVTKERFDRLLKQVGESSKKRCGLDVGKTLKVLVEEVNQNHEGLLTGRLENNTLVHFKGNSSLVGTICDVKLNESKGFYYIGELV; the protein is encoded by the coding sequence ATGGGCCAGTTAAATACAATCGTTCCTGAGAAGGAACCTGAAAGACAGTATTATTTTATAGAGCTGCTTAAAGATGAAATTAAGAAAAAAGCAGAAAAAAAAGGCGGAAGCCTTACCTATCACATCCAGACTTTCGGATGCCAGATGAATGCAAGGGATTCTGAAAAACTTGCGGGTATATTGGAAGCAGCGGGTTTTGTCCACACAGACAATGAAGAAGCTGATTTTGTTATATATAACACCTGCTCTGTAAGGGAAAATGCCAACAACAGATTATATGGACATCTTGGAAGAATGAAAGTTGTCAAGAAAAATAATCCGGATATGCTTATTGCAATATGCGGCTGTATGATGCAGGAGCCTGACGAGATAGAAAAAATCAAAACAAAATACAAATTTATCGATATTGTATTTGGTACACACAATATTTTTAAATTTGCAGAGCTTGTACACACGAAACTTAACTCAGAGGGAATGATTATTGATATCTGGAAAGACACCAACCAGATTGTTGAGGATTTACCGGATGTAAGGAAATATACATTTAAATCCGGCGTGAACATAATGTACGGATGCAATAATTTCTGCAGTTATTGTATCGTTCCTTATGTCAGAGGAAGGGAAAGAAGCCGTGAGCCTAAGGATATTATCAGGGAAGTTGAACGTTTTGTTAAAGAGGGAGTCAAAGAGGTTATGCTCCTTGGACAGAATGTTAATTCCTATGGTAAAACTCTTGAAAATCCAATATCTTTTGCGGAACTTTTAAAAGAAGTAAGCAAGGTTGAGGGACTTGAGAGAATACGTTTTATGACACCTCATCCAAAGGATTTATCTGATGAACTTATTGAGACAATGGCAGTCACACCTAAAGTATGCCACCACATACATCTGCCTTTACAATCAGGGAGTTCAAGGATTCTTAAACTTATGAATCGTCATTATACCAAGGAAAGCTACCTTGAACTTGTTAAGAAGATAAGAAAAAGAATGCCTGATGCAGCTCTTACAACAGATATTATTGTAGGTTTTCCCGGAGAAACTGAAGAAGATTTTAATGACACAATGGATGTTGTCAGGGAAGCTGAATTTGACAGTGCCTATACTTTTATATATTCAAAGCGTGAGGGAACACCTGCAGCGTCCATGACTGAGCAGATTCCGGAAGAGGTGACTAAAGAGCGTTTTGACAGACTTTTAAAGCAGGTAGGAGAATCATCTAAAAAAAGATGCGGACTTGATGTAGGCAAGACACTTAAGGTACTTGTGGAGGAAGTCAACCAGAACCATGAAGGTCTTTTAACCGGACGTCTTGAAAATAATACCCTTGTCCATTTCAAGGGGAATTCATCACTTGTAGGTACAATATGTGATGTTAAACTGAATGAAAGCAAAGGCTTTTATTATATAGGAGAACTGGTGTAA
- a CDS encoding SulP family inorganic anion transporter: MRDLKPKLFSVMKNYNKDQFVKDLISGIIVAIIALPLSIALAIASGVSPEQGIYTAIIAGFFIALLGGSRVQIGGPTAAFVVIICGIIEKYTFTGLVIATILAGIMMIIFGLIRAGNLIKYIPYTITTGFTAGIAVTLVVGQFKDFFGINIGAVPSEFIEKVRTIFTNFSKWNYVAFLIGLLALVIQIFWPKIMNKLPEKLKYVKAIPGSLIAIIICTVFVQAGGLTEGANAVKTIGSSYPQVAGLSGLSALPEFSVPKISFSMIKELISPAFTIAILASIESLLSAVVSDGMIGSKHKSNAELIGQGVGNIMSALFGGIPATGAIARTAANVKNGGRTPIAGIVHSITLLIILVVLMPYASLIPMPVLGAILIIVAYNMAGIPKCIRLCKKAPKSDIIVFAVTFILTVFFDLVVAIEVGLIVAAALFLKRMVETTDVKGWKYIDEENDPDNIGLKVVPDKTFVYEINGPLFFAMTDKVMDIVKDTSEDVLILRMRAVPAIDASALHIFYEILDTCKRAGITLVFSHVNEQPMKMLQKAGFDKEVGVENFCPNIDTALLRAKEIVSANK; the protein is encoded by the coding sequence ATGCGAGATTTAAAGCCAAAATTATTTTCGGTAATGAAAAACTACAATAAGGATCAGTTTGTAAAAGATCTGATTTCCGGAATTATTGTTGCAATTATTGCATTGCCATTATCTATTGCCCTCGCAATAGCTTCGGGAGTAAGTCCTGAACAGGGTATTTACACAGCTATTATAGCAGGTTTTTTTATTGCATTGTTAGGAGGAAGCAGGGTACAGATTGGAGGACCTACAGCTGCCTTTGTTGTAATAATATGTGGAATAATTGAGAAGTATACATTTACAGGTCTTGTTATAGCAACAATACTTGCCGGTATTATGATGATTATTTTCGGACTTATAAGAGCCGGAAACCTCATAAAATACATACCGTATACAATTACAACGGGATTTACCGCAGGCATTGCCGTAACACTTGTTGTCGGACAGTTTAAAGATTTTTTCGGAATTAATATAGGTGCTGTTCCATCGGAATTTATAGAAAAAGTACGAACAATATTTACTAATTTTTCAAAATGGAATTATGTGGCATTTCTTATAGGTCTTCTGGCACTTGTTATCCAGATATTCTGGCCGAAAATTATGAATAAGCTGCCTGAAAAACTTAAATATGTCAAAGCAATTCCCGGTTCACTTATTGCAATCATAATCTGCACCGTATTTGTGCAGGCCGGCGGCCTTACAGAAGGTGCCAATGCAGTTAAGACAATAGGAAGCTCATATCCGCAGGTGGCAGGTTTAAGCGGACTTTCAGCTCTTCCTGAATTTTCAGTGCCAAAGATTTCTTTTTCAATGATAAAAGAATTAATAAGCCCGGCATTTACTATTGCAATCCTTGCAAGTATAGAATCACTTTTATCGGCAGTAGTGTCCGATGGTATGATTGGAAGCAAACACAAATCCAATGCTGAATTAATTGGACAGGGTGTGGGTAACATTATGTCAGCACTTTTTGGAGGTATACCTGCAACGGGAGCTATTGCAAGAACTGCAGCTAATGTAAAAAACGGCGGACGTACACCTATTGCCGGAATTGTCCATTCCATAACACTTCTTATCATACTTGTAGTGCTTATGCCTTACGCTTCATTGATACCGATGCCGGTTCTTGGCGCTATACTTATTATTGTAGCTTATAACATGGCAGGTATTCCAAAATGTATAAGATTATGTAAAAAAGCACCTAAGAGTGACATTATAGTTTTTGCCGTTACATTTATACTTACGGTATTTTTTGACCTTGTTGTTGCAATTGAAGTAGGACTTATTGTGGCTGCGGCACTTTTCCTTAAGAGAATGGTTGAGACTACGGATGTCAAAGGCTGGAAATATATTGATGAGGAAAATGACCCTGATAATATCGGGCTTAAGGTAGTTCCTGATAAAACATTTGTATACGAAATCAACGGACCTTTGTTTTTTGCTATGACAGACAAGGTTATGGATATTGTTAAAGATACGTCGGAAGATGTACTTATATTAAGAATGAGAGCTGTTCCTGCAATAGATGCAAGTGCACTTCATATCTTTTATGAAATACTTGATACCTGTAAGAGAGCCGGAATAACACTTGTATTTTCACATGTCAATGAACAGCCTATGAAGATGCTCCAGAAGGCAGGATTTGATAAAGAAGTTGGAGTTGAAAACTTCTGTCCTAACATAGATACTGCACTTTTACGTGCAAAAGAAATCGTTTCTGCAAATAAGTAA
- a CDS encoding 5-formyltetrahydrofolate cyclo-ligase, whose amino-acid sequence MDKKTVRSNIKKARDSMTSKEVCDKSRLITENILKILEKEESRYIFLYRSINNEVNTSLLWDCLKETDKIISFPRVKGDEMEFYRVLKGESLKKGYMGIEEPGPVKENLIDTDDGIIIVPGVAFDINGNRTGYGKGYYDRYLSKHSNLIKIGAAFSLQVVDSIDADEFDIPLDYIVTENNIYICR is encoded by the coding sequence ATGGATAAAAAGACAGTAAGAAGCAATATAAAAAAAGCAAGAGACAGTATGACATCCAAAGAAGTATGTGATAAAAGCAGGCTTATAACGGAAAACATCCTTAAAATACTGGAAAAAGAAGAATCCAGGTATATTTTTCTTTACAGAAGCATAAATAACGAAGTTAATACATCTTTATTGTGGGATTGTCTGAAAGAAACAGATAAGATAATATCATTTCCGCGGGTAAAAGGAGATGAGATGGAATTTTACCGTGTCTTAAAAGGAGAAAGCCTGAAAAAAGGTTATATGGGAATAGAAGAACCAGGTCCTGTTAAGGAAAATCTTATTGATACAGATGACGGAATAATAATAGTTCCGGGAGTTGCATTTGATATAAATGGCAACAGAACGGGATACGGAAAGGGATATTATGACAGATATCTTAGCAAACACAGTAATCTTATAAAAATCGGAGCAGCATTTTCACTGCAGGTAGTTGATAGTATTGATGCCGATGAATTTGATATTCCACTTGATTACATTGTAACAGAAAACAATATATATATATGCAGATAA
- the mutL gene encoding DNA mismatch repair endonuclease MutL gives MAINLLDKNTINKIAAGEVVDRPSSVVKELVENAIDAGATAITVEIKDGGISLIRITDNGCGIDKNEVRLAFLRHSTSKIKSAADLAGISSLGFRGEALSSISAVAQVELITKTKDALTGTRYQIDGGTEKVFEEVGAPDGTTFLVRNLFYNTPARRKFLKTPATEGGYISSLMENLCLSHPEISIRFINNNQPKIQTTGNGKLKDNIYVVYGREITSNLLEIDRQFNDYSIKGYVGKPLISRGNRNFENYYINGRYVKSNIVARAIEDAYAGFIMQHKYPFTSLHITINPELLDVNVHPSKMELRFSNEQEIYNNVKESILLALTHRELIPEINLEKAKKEEPLKVEYNKKEPDTVVNYEKAVEKQPETVNEKEPVIVRKVPEVKKPLVSARMPEPFETKRAVVYEEVVKEIKQQEEPKQLELFKVNELLKKENKKDIKIIGQLFDTYWIMEFENSMYIVDQHAAHEKVLFERFMKRYNDRSITSQMINPPVVFSLTTEEQNVYKDNEEYLAQFGYEIEDFGGGELAIRGIPADFSEADPKEIFTEIMDSLCIDYGKNTPETIKNRIATMSCKAAVKGNNRLNIKEMEKLMDELMELENPYNCPHGRPTFITISKYELEKKFKRIV, from the coding sequence ATGGCAATTAATCTTCTGGACAAAAATACTATAAATAAGATTGCGGCAGGTGAGGTAGTAGACAGACCTTCATCCGTTGTAAAGGAGCTTGTTGAAAATGCTATTGATGCAGGTGCGACAGCCATAACGGTTGAAATAAAAGACGGCGGTATTTCATTGATAAGAATAACCGATAATGGCTGCGGAATTGATAAAAACGAAGTCAGACTGGCTTTTTTAAGACACTCCACAAGTAAAATCAAATCTGCTGCGGACCTTGCAGGAATTTCTTCACTGGGATTCCGTGGTGAAGCTTTATCAAGTATAAGTGCGGTTGCCCAGGTTGAACTGATTACTAAAACAAAGGATGCCCTTACAGGCACAAGGTACCAGATTGACGGCGGAACCGAGAAAGTATTTGAAGAAGTAGGTGCACCTGACGGAACCACATTCCTTGTAAGAAATCTTTTTTACAATACCCCTGCCAGAAGAAAATTTTTAAAAACCCCTGCTACAGAAGGTGGTTATATAAGTTCACTTATGGAAAATCTGTGCCTGTCCCATCCTGAAATATCGATACGTTTTATAAATAACAACCAGCCAAAGATTCAGACAACAGGCAATGGTAAATTAAAGGATAATATATATGTAGTTTACGGACGCGAGATAACATCTAATCTTCTTGAAATAGACAGGCAGTTTAATGACTATTCCATTAAAGGATATGTAGGAAAACCTCTTATATCAAGAGGCAACAGAAATTTTGAAAATTATTATATAAACGGACGATACGTTAAAAGCAATATAGTTGCAAGGGCAATAGAGGATGCTTATGCAGGTTTTATAATGCAGCACAAATATCCTTTTACATCCCTTCACATTACAATTAATCCGGAACTTCTGGATGTTAATGTACATCCTTCAAAAATGGAATTGAGGTTTTCAAATGAACAGGAAATATACAACAATGTAAAAGAAAGTATACTTCTTGCACTTACACACAGGGAACTGATACCTGAGATTAATCTTGAAAAAGCGAAAAAAGAAGAACCTTTAAAAGTTGAATATAATAAAAAAGAACCGGATACGGTTGTAAATTATGAAAAGGCGGTAGAAAAACAGCCTGAAACAGTAAATGAAAAGGAACCTGTTATTGTCAGAAAAGTTCCTGAAGTAAAAAAACCTCTGGTTTCGGCAAGAATGCCTGAGCCTTTTGAGACAAAAAGAGCAGTTGTATATGAAGAAGTTGTGAAAGAAATAAAACAACAGGAAGAACCAAAACAGCTTGAACTGTTTAAAGTAAATGAACTGTTAAAAAAAGAAAATAAGAAAGATATTAAGATAATAGGCCAGCTTTTTGACACATACTGGATTATGGAATTTGAAAACAGTATGTATATAGTAGACCAGCATGCCGCACATGAAAAGGTATTGTTTGAACGTTTTATGAAGCGGTACAATGACAGGTCAATCACATCACAGATGATTAATCCACCCGTTGTTTTTTCGCTAACCACAGAGGAACAGAATGTATACAAGGATAACGAAGAATACCTTGCACAATTCGGATATGAAATAGAAGATTTTGGCGGAGGCGAACTTGCCATAAGAGGAATACCGGCTGATTTTTCAGAAGCAGACCCAAAAGAAATTTTTACGGAAATAATGGATTCTTTATGTATTGATTACGGTAAGAACACCCCTGAAACAATTAAAAACAGAATTGCAACAATGTCATGTAAAGCTGCAGTTAAGGGTAATAACAGGCTTAACATAAAAGAAATGGAAAAACTTATGGATGAACTTATGGAACTTGAAAATCCATATAACTGTCCTCACGGCAGACCTACATTTATCACCATCAGTAAATATGAATTGGAAAAGAAGTTTAAAAGAATAGTATGA
- a CDS encoding glutamate-5-semialdehyde dehydrogenase, giving the protein MNELEIMGRLAADAKHVTAGLKINEKNNALLKIADLIVERTDYIIEENKKDMEIGKSAGMKESLLDRLKLTPDRIKGMAEGVRQVAALEDPVGEVISMWERPNGLKIGKKRVPIGVIGIIYESRPNVTLDAFSLCFKSGNTVILKGGSDAINSNKAIVSVIKEGLTACDISEYCIQLIESTDRAVTTEFMHLNGYVDVLIPRGGAGLIRSVVENATIPVIETGTGNCHIFVDESADFDMALDIIVNAKTQRTGVCNACESLIVHKNIADKFVPALAERLFTHKVEIRGDERSRVIVPDIKAATEEDYGKEYLDLIVSLVVVDSVDDAIKHINKYNTGHSEAIITNDYNNSQKFLDEVDAAAVYVNASTRFTDGFEFGFGAEIGISTQKLHARGPMGLKELTSTKYIIYGNGQIRK; this is encoded by the coding sequence ATGAACGAACTTGAAATAATGGGCAGGCTTGCTGCAGATGCAAAGCATGTAACGGCAGGATTAAAAATCAACGAAAAGAATAACGCACTGTTAAAAATAGCTGATTTGATTGTTGAAAGAACAGATTATATCATTGAAGAAAATAAAAAAGATATGGAAATAGGCAAATCCGCAGGTATGAAAGAAAGCCTTCTTGACAGACTTAAGCTTACCCCTGACAGAATCAAGGGAATGGCTGAAGGCGTAAGACAGGTTGCTGCACTTGAGGACCCTGTGGGAGAGGTTATTTCCATGTGGGAAAGACCAAACGGTCTTAAAATAGGTAAAAAAAGAGTTCCTATAGGTGTTATAGGAATAATATACGAATCAAGACCAAATGTAACGCTTGATGCATTTTCGCTTTGCTTTAAATCAGGTAATACGGTTATTTTAAAGGGCGGAAGTGATGCTATTAATTCCAATAAGGCCATCGTAAGCGTAATCAAAGAAGGACTTACAGCATGTGATATATCGGAATACTGCATACAGCTTATTGAAAGCACTGACAGGGCGGTTACAACCGAATTTATGCACCTTAACGGATATGTAGATGTTCTTATACCAAGGGGCGGTGCCGGTCTTATAAGGTCTGTAGTCGAAAATGCTACAATACCTGTAATTGAGACAGGAACAGGCAACTGTCATATATTTGTGGATGAAAGTGCTGATTTTGATATGGCACTTGATATAATAGTTAATGCCAAAACACAAAGAACGGGCGTGTGCAATGCTTGTGAATCACTTATTGTCCACAAAAATATTGCGGATAAGTTTGTACCTGCCCTTGCTGAAAGACTTTTCACACACAAAGTTGAAATCCGTGGGGATGAGAGAAGCAGGGTAATTGTTCCTGACATTAAAGCCGCAACAGAAGAAGATTACGGAAAAGAATATCTTGATCTTATTGTGTCCCTTGTTGTTGTGGATTCTGTAGATGATGCCATAAAGCATATCAACAAGTACAATACGGGACATTCCGAAGCAATTATTACCAATGATTACAATAATTCACAGAAATTTCTTGATGAGGTTGATGCTGCAGCAGTATATGTTAATGCCTCTACAAGATTTACGGATGGATTTGAATTCGGCTTTGGTGCTGAAATAGGAATAAGTACACAGAAGCTTCATGCAAGAGGACCTATGGGACTTAAGGAACTGACTTCTACCAAATATATCATTTATGGCAATGGTCAGATCAGAAAATAA
- the mutS gene encoding DNA mismatch repair protein MutS encodes MAEYSPMMQKYLETKKEYEDCVLFYRLGDFYEMFFDDAINVSRELELTLTGKDCGQEERAPMCGIPYHAADSYINRLVEKGYKVAICEQVEDPKTAKGLVKREVIKVVTPGTNFNPMALDETKNNYIMCVAYMPDSIGLATSDITTGEFLITEVSSERELIDEINKFTPSEILFNEAFTISGINISDLKDRLSFAESVLEPWYFDDKNDEDIILRHFNVATLDGLGISDYKTAVVAAGALLNYLYETQKNSLPHLTRITPYATGRYMIIDSSTRRNLELVETMREKQKKGSLLWVLDKTKTAMGARLLRNMIEQPLLIKDDIVARQKAVTEFINNYVDCAELREYLNPVYDLERLVGRISTKSASPRDLIAFKGSIAMLPPIKKLLASFKSSLIKSIYEELDVLEDICSLIEASIVDEPPIAIKDGGLIKEGYNEEIDRLRHAKTDGKQWLLNLEASEKERTGIKNLKIKYNKVFGYYFEVTNSFKNMVPDDYIRKQTLTNAERFTTLKLKELEEVILSAEDKLFSLEYDLFTEVRDRIAGEVLRIQTTAKAVAKADVFSNLAIVAMQNNYVCPTINEKGLIEIEGGRHPVVEKMISNGLFVENDTILDNHKNRISIITGPNMAGKSTYMRQTALIVLMAQIGSYIPATKANIGIVDRIFTRVGASDDLASGQSTFMVEMTEVANILRNATSDSLLILDEIGRGTSTFDGLSIAWAVVEHISNPKLLGAKTLFATHYHELTELEGQMESVNNYCIAVKEQGDDIIFLRKIVKGGADKSYGIQVAKLAGVPSSVIERAKEIVAELADNDISAKAKEIARLGISKEALKIPDSVGKDKYVQMSLFDAVNNDDIIDEIKDLELTKMTPIDALNTLFRIQDKIKNRW; translated from the coding sequence ATGGCTGAATATTCACCAATGATGCAAAAATATCTTGAAACGAAAAAAGAATATGAAGACTGTGTGCTTTTTTACAGACTGGGTGATTTTTATGAGATGTTTTTTGATGATGCAATAAATGTATCAAGAGAACTTGAACTGACACTTACGGGTAAGGACTGCGGACAGGAAGAAAGGGCACCTATGTGTGGAATTCCTTATCATGCCGCAGATTCATATATTAACAGGCTTGTAGAAAAAGGCTATAAAGTTGCTATATGCGAACAGGTGGAAGACCCTAAAACAGCTAAGGGTCTGGTAAAAAGAGAAGTAATTAAAGTTGTTACACCGGGAACTAATTTTAACCCGATGGCACTTGATGAGACTAAAAATAATTACATCATGTGTGTTGCATATATGCCTGATTCCATTGGACTTGCAACATCTGATATTACTACCGGTGAATTTCTGATTACAGAAGTATCCTCAGAAAGGGAACTGATAGACGAAATCAACAAGTTTACACCATCAGAGATACTTTTTAATGAAGCATTTACAATCAGCGGAATTAATATATCTGATTTAAAGGACAGACTTTCTTTTGCAGAGTCTGTCCTTGAGCCATGGTATTTTGACGATAAAAATGATGAAGATATTATACTAAGACATTTTAATGTGGCAACACTTGATGGGCTTGGAATAAGTGATTACAAGACGGCAGTTGTCGCTGCCGGGGCTCTTTTAAATTATCTTTATGAAACGCAGAAAAATTCATTGCCCCACCTTACGAGAATTACACCTTATGCCACAGGAAGGTATATGATTATTGACAGCTCCACAAGAAGAAATCTTGAACTTGTGGAAACTATGCGTGAAAAGCAGAAAAAGGGGTCATTGCTCTGGGTTCTCGATAAAACCAAAACAGCCATGGGTGCCAGGCTTTTAAGAAATATGATAGAACAACCTCTATTAATAAAAGATGATATTGTTGCAAGACAGAAAGCCGTTACAGAATTTATTAATAACTATGTGGATTGCGCAGAACTCAGGGAATACCTTAATCCGGTATATGACCTTGAAAGACTTGTAGGCAGAATAAGCACAAAATCCGCATCTCCAAGAGATTTGATTGCATTCAAGGGTTCTATTGCCATGCTTCCTCCGATAAAAAAACTGCTGGCATCCTTTAAAAGCAGCCTGATTAAATCAATTTATGAAGAGCTTGATGTCCTTGAGGATATATGCAGCCTGATTGAAGCTTCAATTGTTGATGAGCCTCCAATTGCAATTAAAGACGGAGGTCTTATAAAAGAAGGTTACAATGAGGAAATAGACAGACTGCGTCATGCAAAGACAGACGGCAAGCAGTGGCTTTTAAACCTCGAAGCAAGTGAAAAAGAAAGAACGGGAATCAAGAACCTTAAGATAAAATACAACAAAGTATTCGGATATTATTTTGAAGTAACAAACAGCTTTAAAAATATGGTTCCCGATGATTATATAAGAAAACAGACTTTAACCAATGCGGAACGTTTCACAACTTTGAAACTTAAAGAACTGGAAGAAGTGATTTTAAGTGCGGAAGATAAATTGTTTTCTCTTGAATATGACTTATTTACTGAAGTCAGGGACAGAATCGCAGGCGAGGTTTTAAGAATCCAGACAACCGCAAAAGCGGTAGCTAAGGCAGATGTTTTCTCAAATCTTGCGATTGTTGCCATGCAGAATAATTATGTATGCCCCACAATCAATGAAAAAGGCCTTATAGAGATTGAAGGCGGAAGACATCCTGTCGTAGAAAAAATGATAAGCAATGGTCTTTTCGTTGAAAATGATACAATTCTTGACAATCATAAGAACAGGATATCCATAATTACGGGACCTAATATGGCAGGTAAGTCAACTTATATGAGACAGACGGCACTTATTGTACTTATGGCACAGATAGGTTCGTATATACCTGCCACAAAAGCCAACATAGGAATTGTGGACAGGATTTTTACGAGAGTAGGTGCTTCCGATGACCTTGCAAGCGGACAGAGTACATTTATGGTTGAAATGACGGAGGTTGCTAATATCTTAAGAAATGCAACTTCTGACAGTCTGCTTATCCTGGACGAGATAGGAAGAGGAACCAGCACCTTTGACGGACTTTCCATTGCATGGGCAGTTGTGGAGCATATAAGTAATCCGAAGTTACTTGGTGCCAAGACTCTTTTTGCAACACATTACCATGAACTTACCGAGCTTGAAGGACAAATGGAATCTGTTAATAATTATTGCATTGCGGTAAAAGAACAGGGTGATGATATTATTTTCCTGAGAAAAATTGTAAAAGGCGGAGCAGACAAGAGCTATGGTATACAGGTTGCAAAACTTGCAGGTGTTCCTTCATCCGTAATTGAAAGAGCCAAGGAAATTGTTGCGGAACTTGCGGATAATGACATATCAGCTAAGGCAAAGGAAATTGCAAGGCTTGGAATTTCAAAAGAAGCCTTGAAAATTCCTGATTCCGTGGGAAAAGACAAATATGTTCAGATGTCTTTGTTTGATGCAGTAAATAATGATGATATTATTGATGAAATCAAAGACCTTGAATTAACTAAGATGACACCTATAGATGCGCTAAATACATTATTCAGGATTCAGGACAAAATAAAGAACAGGTGGTAA